In Phreatobacter stygius, a genomic segment contains:
- a CDS encoding efflux RND transporter periplasmic adaptor subunit, with protein sequence MVAGVLAAGVAVFGAPSQKARAQDPQPAAAAPATPVSVATVEPRDSIAWDEFSGRLEAVERVDVRSRVAGAVQSVHFREGALVNRGDLLITIDPAPFAAEVDRAEAQVTAAEARVALAKSELARGQQLLDSRVVSVRDLDQRTNAYREGEANLRAAQAALQSARLNLSYTEVRAPVAGRVGRLEITIGNLITAGPGAPMLTTLVSVNPIYASFNADEQAVARALNSLGSGGNVAGELERIPVEMFTATRATERVRGRLQLLDNQVDARTGTVRMRAVFDNPDGALMPGQFARLRMGQARAEPTLLISERAVGTDQDKKFVLVVDADNKATYREVVLGGAADGLRTVTSGLKPGERIVVNGLQRIRPGDRVAPEAVAMDARVAQR encoded by the coding sequence ATGGTTGCCGGCGTGCTTGCCGCCGGCGTCGCGGTGTTTGGCGCGCCGAGCCAGAAGGCCCGCGCCCAGGATCCGCAGCCGGCCGCCGCCGCACCGGCGACGCCGGTGTCGGTTGCAACCGTCGAACCGCGCGATTCGATTGCCTGGGACGAGTTCTCCGGCAGGCTGGAGGCGGTGGAGCGGGTCGATGTCCGCTCCCGTGTCGCCGGCGCGGTGCAATCAGTGCATTTCCGCGAAGGCGCGCTGGTCAACCGGGGCGACCTGTTGATCACCATCGATCCCGCGCCCTTCGCGGCCGAGGTCGATCGCGCCGAGGCCCAGGTCACCGCGGCGGAAGCCCGGGTGGCGCTGGCCAAGAGTGAACTCGCCCGCGGCCAGCAATTGCTCGATTCGCGCGTCGTCTCGGTGCGCGACCTCGACCAGCGCACCAATGCCTATCGCGAGGGCGAGGCCAATCTGCGCGCCGCCCAGGCGGCACTGCAGTCGGCCAGGCTCAACCTGAGCTACACGGAAGTCCGCGCGCCGGTCGCCGGCCGCGTCGGCCGGCTGGAAATCACCATTGGCAATCTCATCACCGCCGGCCCCGGCGCGCCCATGCTGACCACGCTGGTTTCGGTCAATCCGATCTATGCCAGTTTCAACGCCGACGAACAGGCGGTGGCCCGGGCGCTCAACTCGCTCGGTTCGGGTGGCAACGTCGCCGGCGAACTCGAGCGCATCCCGGTCGAGATGTTCACCGCGACGCGCGCCACCGAAAGGGTACGCGGCCGGCTGCAACTGCTCGACAACCAGGTCGACGCCCGCACCGGCACGGTGCGCATGCGCGCCGTCTTCGACAATCCGGACGGCGCCCTGATGCCGGGCCAGTTCGCCCGTCTGCGCATGGGCCAGGCGCGCGCCGAGCCGACCTTGCTGATCTCCGAGCGTGCGGTTGGCACCGACCAGGACAAGAAGTTCGTCCTGGTGGTCGATGCCGACAACAAGGCGACCTATCGCGAGGTGGTTCTGGGCGGTGCGGCCGACGGCCTGAGGACCGTCACCAGCGGCCTGAAACCCGGCGAACGCATCGTCGTCAACGGCCTGCAGCGCATTCGCCCCGGCGACCGCGTCGCACCCGAGGCGGTCGCCATGGATGCGCGGGTCGCCCAGCGCTGA
- a CDS encoding efflux RND transporter permease subunit has product MNLSKFFIDRPIFAGVLSILIFLAGLMALRVMPISEYPEVAPPSVVVRAQYPGANPRVIAETVATPIEEAINGVEGMLYMSSQATTDGLMTLTVTFRLGADPDKAQQLVQNRVSQAEPRLPEEVRRLGVTTVKSSPDLTMVVHLLSPDDRYDMTYLRNYAVLNVKDRLARINGVGQVQLFGGGDYSMRVWLDPQKVAERGLSAGDVVREIRAQNVQAAAGVVGASPSLPGLDLQLSINAQGRLATEEEFGEIIVKTGANGEVTRLRDIARLELGASEYALRSLLDNKAAVGIGIFQAPGSNALQISDDVRSTMAEIKRFMPDGVDFRVAYDPTQFVRASIDAVIHTLLEAILLVVLVVILFLQTWRASIIPLIAVPVSIIGTFAVMYVFGFSINALTLFGLVLAIGIVVDDAIVVVENVERNIEEGLSPREATYRAMREVSGPIIAIALVLIAVFVPLAFITGLTGQFYKQFALTIAISTVISAINSLTLSPALAALLLRSHDAPKDWLTRALEFVFGWLFRGFNRAFARGSAAYSGGVGRIVSRKALMMGFYLVMVGMTFVLFRAVPGGFVPGQDKQYLVGFAQLPDGATLDRTEEVIRRMSDIALKQAGVESAIAFPGLSINGFTNSSNSGIVFVTLKPFEERRSPALSGGAIAMQLNGKFAAIQEAFIAMFPPPPVAGLGTIGGFKLQIEDRAGLGYGVLDEATKAFLAKARAAPELAGLFSSFQINVPQLYADIDRTKIRQLGVGLTDVFDTMQIYLGSLYVNDFNRFGRTYSVRVQADAQYRARADDVGQLQVRSGSGQMIPLAAVLKVNASAGPERAMRYNGFATADINGGAAPGFSTGEAQAVVQRIAQETLPRGISFEWTDLTYQEILAGNSAFLVFPLAIFLVFLVLAAQYESLTLPLSIIMIVPMGLLAAMTGVWLTNGDNNVFTQIGLIVLVGLSAKNAILIVEFARELEFGGRTPVQAAIEASRLRLRPILMTSLAFIMGVLPLVTSTGAGAEMRQAMGVAVFAGMLGVTLFGLFLTPVFYVLLRALSGNRQLKLHGAVPHAAADASAA; this is encoded by the coding sequence ATGAATCTGTCCAAATTTTTCATCGACCGCCCGATCTTCGCCGGCGTCCTGTCGATCCTCATCTTCCTCGCCGGCCTGATGGCCCTCAGAGTCATGCCGATCTCCGAATATCCGGAGGTTGCGCCGCCTTCGGTGGTGGTGCGCGCCCAATATCCCGGCGCCAATCCGCGGGTCATCGCCGAGACGGTGGCGACCCCCATCGAGGAGGCCATCAACGGCGTCGAGGGCATGCTCTACATGTCCAGCCAGGCGACCACCGACGGCCTGATGACGCTGACCGTCACCTTCCGCCTCGGCGCCGACCCGGACAAGGCCCAGCAGCTCGTCCAGAACCGTGTCTCGCAGGCCGAGCCGCGCCTGCCCGAAGAGGTCCGCCGTCTCGGCGTCACCACGGTCAAGAGCTCGCCCGACCTGACCATGGTCGTGCATCTTCTGTCGCCCGACGACCGCTACGACATGACCTATCTGCGCAACTACGCCGTCCTCAACGTCAAGGACCGGCTGGCGCGCATCAATGGCGTCGGCCAGGTTCAGCTGTTCGGCGGCGGCGACTATTCCATGCGCGTCTGGCTCGACCCCCAGAAGGTCGCCGAGCGCGGCCTGTCGGCCGGCGACGTGGTGCGCGAGATCCGCGCCCAGAACGTCCAGGCCGCCGCCGGCGTGGTCGGCGCCTCGCCGAGCCTGCCCGGCCTCGACCTGCAGCTCTCGATCAATGCCCAGGGCCGCCTGGCGACCGAAGAGGAGTTCGGCGAGATCATCGTCAAGACCGGCGCCAATGGCGAGGTCACCCGGCTGCGCGACATCGCCCGGCTCGAACTCGGCGCCTCGGAATATGCCCTGCGCTCGCTCCTGGACAACAAGGCGGCGGTGGGCATCGGCATCTTCCAGGCGCCCGGCTCGAACGCCCTGCAGATCTCCGACGACGTGCGCAGCACCATGGCCGAGATCAAGCGTTTCATGCCCGACGGCGTCGATTTCCGCGTCGCCTACGACCCGACCCAGTTCGTCCGGGCTTCCATCGACGCGGTGATCCACACCCTGCTCGAGGCGATCCTGCTGGTCGTCCTGGTGGTGATCCTGTTCCTGCAGACCTGGCGCGCCTCGATCATTCCGCTGATCGCCGTGCCGGTGTCGATCATCGGCACCTTCGCGGTGATGTATGTCTTCGGCTTTTCGATCAACGCGCTGACCCTGTTCGGCCTGGTTCTGGCGATCGGCATCGTCGTCGACGACGCCATCGTCGTGGTCGAAAATGTCGAGCGCAATATCGAGGAAGGCCTGTCGCCACGCGAGGCCACCTATCGGGCCATGCGCGAGGTCTCCGGGCCGATCATCGCGATCGCCCTGGTGCTGATCGCAGTGTTCGTGCCGCTCGCCTTCATCACTGGCCTCACCGGCCAGTTCTACAAGCAGTTCGCCCTGACCATTGCGATCTCCACCGTCATCTCGGCGATCAATTCCTTGACCCTGTCGCCGGCGCTCGCCGCCCTGCTGCTCAGGAGCCACGACGCGCCGAAGGATTGGCTGACCCGCGCGCTCGAATTCGTCTTCGGCTGGCTGTTCCGCGGTTTCAACCGGGCCTTCGCACGCGGTTCGGCAGCCTATAGCGGCGGGGTGGGCCGGATCGTTTCGCGCAAGGCGCTGATGATGGGCTTCTACCTCGTCATGGTCGGCATGACCTTCGTCTTGTTCCGCGCGGTACCGGGCGGCTTCGTGCCCGGCCAGGACAAGCAATATCTGGTCGGTTTCGCCCAATTGCCCGACGGCGCAACGCTGGACCGCACCGAAGAGGTGATCCGCCGGATGAGCGATATCGCCCTGAAGCAGGCGGGCGTCGAAAGCGCGATCGCCTTCCCCGGCCTGTCGATCAACGGCTTCACCAACTCGTCCAATTCCGGCATCGTCTTCGTCACATTGAAGCCCTTCGAGGAGCGGCGCAGTCCGGCGCTCAGCGGCGGCGCCATCGCCATGCAGCTGAACGGCAAGTTCGCCGCCATCCAGGAGGCCTTCATCGCCATGTTCCCGCCGCCGCCGGTGGCCGGGCTCGGCACGATCGGCGGCTTCAAGCTGCAGATCGAGGACCGCGCCGGCCTGGGCTATGGCGTGCTCGACGAGGCGACCAAGGCCTTCCTCGCCAAGGCGCGAGCCGCGCCGGAACTCGCCGGGCTGTTCTCGTCGTTCCAGATCAACGTGCCGCAGCTCTATGCCGATATCGACAGGACCAAGATACGCCAGCTCGGCGTCGGCCTGACCGACGTGTTCGACACCATGCAGATCTATCTCGGCTCGCTTTACGTCAACGACTTCAACCGCTTCGGCCGCACCTATTCGGTGCGGGTCCAGGCCGACGCGCAATATCGCGCGCGGGCCGACGATGTCGGGCAGTTGCAGGTGCGTTCGGGCAGCGGCCAGATGATCCCGCTCGCCGCCGTGCTCAAGGTCAATGCCAGCGCCGGGCCGGAACGCGCCATGCGTTATAACGGCTTCGCCACCGCCGACATCAATGGCGGCGCGGCGCCCGGCTTCTCCACCGGCGAAGCCCAGGCGGTGGTCCAGCGCATTGCCCAGGAGACGCTGCCGCGCGGCATCAGCTTCGAATGGACCGACCTGACCTATCAGGAGATCCTCGCCGGCAACTCGGCCTTCCTGGTGTTCCCGCTGGCGATCTTCCTGGTCTTCCTGGTGCTCGCCGCCCAATATGAAAGCCTGACCTTGCCGCTCTCGATCATCATGATCGTGCCAATGGGGCTCTTGGCCGCCATGACCGGCGTCTGGCTGACCAATGGCGACAACAACGTGTTCACCCAGATCGGGCTGATCGTGCTGGTCGGACTATCAGCGAAAAACGCCATCCTGATCGTCGAATTCGCCAGGGAACTGGAATTCGGCGGGCGAACGCCGGTCCAGGCGGCGATCGAGGCGAGCCGGCTCCGGCTCCGGCCGATCCTGATGACCTCGCTCGCCTTCATCATGGGCGTGCTGCCTCTGGTCACCTCGACCGG